In the Leptolyngbyaceae cyanobacterium genome, one interval contains:
- a CDS encoding GUN4 domain-containing protein — MRVQRQSNGQMITLNTELGGGGEGKIYSISEEPLLVAKVYHQSAKVYADKLSVMFANPPDDSTLVQGRVSIAWPVDLLKDTSSQEIIGFLMRRVTEVRPVHDFYIPATRRDKSPYFNYLYLHRTARNLAAAVSALHAKGYVIGDVNESNILVTETALVTLVDTDSFQVLDLPHNKIYRCPVGKPEFTPPELQGKTFRDIDRTPEHDLFGLAVVIFQLLMEGTHPFDGVFQGSGDPPPKEKRILEGHFPYGNRIVPYRSKPLAPPFDILHPTLRQLFIRCFDDGHNDPKARPDAKSWVKALVEAENTLVTCSVNDQHRYGNYLSVCPWCERTVRLGGRDPFPVTTKVKSATFTPTGLQDAKTQMQSNQASTIPQFSALTVRQIILTIVASFSLLLRITKTSNKWHTRVVRATSALLLLWIVVSCQKAIQKHQQYAKLNSFLASGDWRSADQETRSLMLKISNKELEDEIGGLPDNPSINMYGMASRHCEDLQIINQLWMKYSNGKFGLSVQKSIWKSVGGRTSLPDKNALISMDDPKRFFKSIEIDDEFNRAVRSSYRIFESRVGWESKKSRIYDIDKAPIGHLPSNLAFYIAMESNWWSLFTVPACKL, encoded by the coding sequence ATGCGGGTACAACGGCAATCTAACGGACAAATGATTACCCTCAATACTGAATTAGGCGGCGGCGGAGAGGGAAAAATTTACTCAATATCGGAAGAACCTTTACTGGTGGCGAAGGTTTATCACCAGTCAGCAAAGGTTTACGCTGATAAGCTTTCAGTGATGTTTGCTAACCCACCTGATGACTCAACATTAGTACAAGGGCGCGTTTCTATAGCTTGGCCTGTTGATTTGCTAAAGGATACCAGTAGTCAGGAAATTATCGGCTTCCTGATGCGGCGCGTTACAGAGGTACGTCCTGTCCATGATTTTTACATTCCTGCAACTCGCCGCGATAAGTCGCCATATTTTAATTATCTGTACTTGCATCGAACAGCACGCAACTTAGCTGCGGCTGTGAGTGCTTTACACGCTAAGGGTTATGTGATTGGTGATGTAAATGAATCGAATATTTTGGTGACAGAGACGGCGCTGGTAACTTTGGTAGATACGGACTCGTTTCAGGTGTTGGATTTGCCGCATAACAAAATATATCGTTGTCCTGTGGGTAAGCCGGAATTTACGCCGCCAGAACTTCAGGGTAAAACTTTTCGGGATATCGATCGCACTCCAGAACATGATTTGTTTGGCTTGGCAGTGGTGATTTTCCAATTGCTGATGGAGGGAACGCACCCGTTTGATGGTGTGTTTCAGGGAAGTGGCGACCCACCACCAAAGGAAAAGCGGATTTTAGAGGGTCATTTTCCTTACGGTAACAGGATTGTGCCTTATCGTTCTAAGCCTTTAGCACCACCGTTTGACATTTTGCATCCAACGCTGCGGCAATTGTTCATCCGTTGTTTTGATGATGGTCACAACGACCCGAAGGCAAGACCTGATGCTAAAAGTTGGGTGAAGGCGCTGGTTGAGGCGGAAAATACTTTAGTTACTTGTTCGGTGAATGACCAACATCGGTATGGGAATTATTTGAGTGTTTGTCCTTGGTGTGAAAGGACTGTGCGGTTAGGAGGACGCGATCCTTTTCCGGTAACAACAAAAGTAAAATCTGCCACATTTACCCCAACGGGATTGCAAGACGCAAAAACACAGATGCAATCAAACCAAGCCTCTACAATTCCACAGTTTTCAGCGCTTACAGTTAGGCAAATAATTTTGACTATTGTGGCTTCCTTCTCACTTTTATTGAGAATTACAAAAACATCTAACAAATGGCATACCAGAGTCGTAAGGGCTACAAGTGCTTTATTACTTCTATGGATAGTAGTTTCATGTCAAAAGGCTATCCAAAAACATCAACAATATGCTAAATTAAACAGCTTTTTGGCATCGGGAGACTGGAGATCTGCCGATCAAGAAACTAGGAGCTTGATGCTCAAGATATCGAATAAGGAATTAGAAGATGAAATCGGTGGCCTTCCGGACAATCCTTCTATTAATATGTATGGTATGGCATCCCGTCACTGCGAAGATCTTCAGATAATCAACCAACTATGGATGAAATATAGCAATGGAAAATTTGGATTAAGTGTACAGAAATCTATTTGGAAAAGTGTAGGCGGTAGGACAAGTCTTCCTGATAAAAATGCTCTAATTTCAATGGATGATCCTAAAAGATTTTTCAAGTCAATCGAGATTGATGATGAATTTAATAGAGCCGTTAGGTCAAGCTATAGAATTTTTGAAAGTCGCGTGGGATGGGAAAGTAAAAAATCAAGAATTTACGACATTGATAAAGCTCCGATAGGACATCTTCCAAGTAACTTAGCTTTCTACATTGCGATGGAGTCAAACTGGTGGAGTCTATTTACTGTACCAGCTTGTAAACTCTAA
- a CDS encoding PP2C family serine/threonine-protein phosphatase, protein MNRNHADCWRVVAASVAGTSHEKTGKPCQDAHTWKVLPEGVLVASVADGAGSAAMAEVGADVAVGAAVEAIENSLSSQLFPQDDTEWKSLITNALISARTAVEIEATIQKVMVRDLASTLILVVATPELVAAVQVGDGAVVVADEGEIIALTLPSTGEYINETTFLISPDAVEKAQLTVWHGKAAQLGILTDGLQMLALKMPEGRPHKPFFSPLFRFVAEVTDETAAKQELVEFLHSPRVTQRADDDLTILLATLVG, encoded by the coding sequence ATGAACAGGAATCATGCTGATTGTTGGCGGGTTGTAGCAGCATCGGTTGCTGGTACTAGCCATGAAAAAACAGGTAAGCCTTGTCAAGATGCTCATACTTGGAAGGTTTTACCAGAGGGTGTTTTGGTGGCATCTGTGGCTGATGGTGCAGGTTCAGCGGCAATGGCAGAAGTAGGTGCTGATGTTGCTGTTGGTGCTGCTGTGGAAGCGATCGAAAATTCCTTATCTTCCCAGCTATTTCCTCAAGATGATACCGAATGGAAATCATTAATTACTAATGCTTTGATATCAGCACGAACAGCTGTTGAGATAGAAGCAACTATCCAAAAAGTAATGGTGCGAGATTTAGCTAGCACTTTGATTTTGGTAGTTGCTACTCCCGAACTGGTTGCTGCTGTCCAAGTGGGAGATGGTGCAGTAGTGGTAGCGGATGAAGGAGAGATTATTGCTCTTACTTTGCCTTCTACAGGTGAATACATCAATGAAACTACTTTTCTAATCTCTCCTGATGCAGTAGAAAAAGCTCAACTGACCGTATGGCATGGCAAAGCGGCTCAACTGGGTATTCTCACAGATGGGTTGCAAATGCTGGCGCTGAAAATGCCTGAAGGCAGGCCGCACAAGCCTTTCTTTTCACCTTTGTTTCGCTTTGTGGCAGAGGTAACGGATGAAACGGCAGCTAAACAAGAGTTAGTGGAGTTTCTCCATTCTCCCCGCGTGACACAGAGGGCAGATGACGATTTGACTATTTTATTGGCGACTTTGGTGGGGTGA
- a CDS encoding VWA domain-containing protein yields the protein MPEHLRLEEAVEFAENPEPRCPCVLLLDTSGSMSGAPINALNEGLRTFKDDLNQDDLAKKRVEVAIVTFDSDVKVVRDFVTADRFDPPTLTTGGLTHTASGINKALDMIQSRKSQYRANGVSYYRPWVFLITDGEPQGELSDVVERAAQRIKEEESKKGVAFFAVGVEGANITRLSQIVVRTPLKLKGLSFRELFVWLSASMQSVSHSKLDQQVPLLPPSGWAEV from the coding sequence ATGCCTGAACATCTGAGACTTGAAGAAGCGGTAGAATTTGCCGAGAACCCAGAACCTCGTTGTCCCTGTGTCTTACTACTAGACACTTCCGGTTCTATGTCCGGCGCACCAATAAATGCTTTAAATGAGGGTCTGCGAACATTTAAGGATGACCTGAATCAAGACGACCTTGCCAAGAAGCGGGTCGAAGTAGCAATTGTCACTTTTGACAGCGATGTGAAAGTGGTTCGAGACTTTGTGACGGCTGACCGCTTCGACCCACCAACGCTGACCACTGGTGGTTTGACTCATACGGCTTCTGGGATTAATAAGGCGTTGGATATGATTCAAAGCCGCAAATCCCAGTATCGCGCTAATGGAGTCAGTTACTATCGCCCTTGGGTATTTTTAATTACCGATGGAGAACCGCAGGGAGAGTTATCTGATGTCGTGGAACGGGCAGCACAGCGGATAAAAGAGGAAGAATCTAAAAAAGGTGTTGCTTTTTTCGCTGTGGGTGTGGAAGGTGCGAATATAACGCGACTTAGCCAAATTGTAGTTCGGACACCTTTAAAACTAAAAGGTCTGAGTTTCCGGGAACTATTTGTTTGGTTGTCTGCAAGTATGCAGAGTGTTTCTCACTCAAAACTAGATCAGCAAGTGCCATTGCTACCACCGTCAGGCTGGGCGGAAGTTTAA
- a CDS encoding flagellar assembly protein H, producing MTRQLHDQFAKQYLEELLAPLGQVETSKDVSPEVRQVDVWFVPAPSLSTESQLLGLLGQMASSACSFEPFRNQPNPFEVRNCLLKLYSLHGELLRKARRENNSLSETELPILWILSPTCSENLLNGFGAKLDSSGNWVEGVYFLPEYQKTALVAINQLPQTEATLWLRIMGRRETQKQAVREIEALPSNHPFRRNILEIIGRWYINLQTSQNLDEEDREVLMNLSPAYLKWREDTLQEGRREMVENLLQIRFGVLDEVLAVAIPLMLQLPSPELTRLLLTLSREELLERFGGGSN from the coding sequence ATGACACGACAACTTCACGACCAATTTGCTAAACAGTATTTAGAAGAATTATTAGCACCTCTAGGACAGGTAGAAACCAGTAAGGATGTATCGCCGGAAGTCCGTCAAGTGGATGTTTGGTTTGTCCCAGCACCATCGCTTTCGACAGAATCACAACTTTTAGGTTTGTTAGGACAAATGGCATCATCGGCTTGTTCTTTTGAACCGTTTCGGAATCAGCCTAACCCATTTGAGGTGAGGAACTGCCTACTTAAATTGTATTCGCTGCATGGCGAACTTTTACGTAAGGCGAGAAGAGAAAATAATTCTCTTTCTGAAACAGAACTACCAATTTTGTGGATTTTATCGCCTACCTGTTCGGAAAATTTGCTAAATGGTTTTGGCGCAAAATTGGATAGTTCTGGAAATTGGGTGGAAGGTGTTTACTTTTTGCCAGAATATCAGAAAACCGCACTGGTGGCTATTAATCAATTACCACAGACGGAAGCAACTTTGTGGTTGCGAATTATGGGACGACGCGAGACTCAAAAACAAGCAGTACGAGAGATAGAAGCGCTACCCAGCAATCATCCTTTTAGAAGGAATATTCTGGAGATTATTGGTAGGTGGTACATCAACTTGCAAACGAGTCAAAATTTAGATGAAGAGGACAGGGAGGTACTTATGAACTTATCACCAGCTTATCTGAAATGGCGGGAAGATACTTTACAAGAAGGACGGCGAGAGATGGTAGAAAATTTGCTGCAAATTCGATTTGGTGTGTTGGATGAGGTATTAGCTGTGGCGATACCTTTGATGTTGCAGTTACCGTCGCCAGAATTGACTCGGTTGTTGTTGACTCTTTCTCGCGAAGAGTTGTTGGAACGGTTTGGAGGGGGGTCTAACTGA
- a CDS encoding histidine triad nucleotide-binding protein: MSEAKETIFSKIIRREIPAEIVYEDDLALAFKDITPQAPVHILVIPKKQIPKLADAQPEDHKIMGHLLLTAQRVAEQAGLTNGYRVVINNGHDGGQTVYHLHLHILGGREMGWPPG, from the coding sequence ATGAGTGAAGCCAAAGAAACAATTTTCAGCAAAATCATCCGCCGAGAGATTCCTGCTGAAATTGTCTATGAAGATGATTTAGCGCTTGCTTTCAAAGATATTACTCCTCAAGCACCAGTTCACATCTTGGTCATTCCCAAAAAGCAAATACCCAAACTAGCAGATGCACAACCAGAAGACCACAAAATCATGGGGCATTTGCTGTTAACTGCTCAACGAGTTGCCGAACAAGCTGGACTCACTAACGGCTATCGAGTGGTGATTAACAATGGCCATGATGGAGGACAAACTGTATATCATCTGCATTTACATATTTTAGGCGGACGCGAAATGGGATGGCCTCCAGGTTAA
- a CDS encoding NAD(P)-dependent oxidoreductase, whose product MKIGFLGTGLMGKPLVERLLSANFSVVAYNRTESKLSPLRDGGVAIASSPAEVIEASDCIILMLTDASAIEQVLFSDSCQPKLKNRTIIQMGTIAPAESVAICDRIIAAGGEYLEAPVLGSIPEAQTGKLIVMVGASPAQFAQWRSLLQNFSPEPRLIGPVGTAAAIKLALNQLIASLTTTFALSLGFVQKEGVEVETFMEILRQSALYAPTFDKKLSRMLDENYDNPNFPTKHLLKDTNLFLAEAKSLGLNVSSLEGVKQILEIAQQMGLAELDYSALFSAVKKS is encoded by the coding sequence GTGAAAATCGGATTTTTGGGAACTGGATTAATGGGAAAGCCTTTGGTGGAAAGGCTTTTGTCGGCAAATTTTTCAGTGGTTGCTTATAACCGTACTGAGTCGAAGCTGTCACCGCTAAGAGATGGGGGTGTCGCAATTGCATCTTCTCCAGCAGAGGTAATAGAAGCGTCTGATTGTATTATCCTCATGCTGACAGACGCTAGTGCGATCGAGCAAGTGTTATTTTCCGATAGTTGTCAGCCCAAACTGAAAAATCGCACTATTATTCAAATGGGTACGATCGCACCTGCGGAAAGTGTAGCAATTTGCGATCGTATAATTGCTGCTGGTGGCGAATATCTAGAAGCACCAGTGTTAGGCAGTATTCCCGAAGCACAAACCGGAAAATTGATTGTCATGGTAGGCGCTTCCCCCGCACAATTTGCACAATGGCGCAGTTTGCTACAAAATTTTAGCCCAGAACCCCGTTTAATTGGCCCGGTGGGAACCGCTGCGGCAATTAAACTAGCACTCAATCAGTTAATTGCGTCCCTCACCACTACTTTTGCCCTCAGTTTAGGCTTCGTGCAGAAAGAAGGAGTAGAAGTAGAAACTTTCATGGAAATTTTACGCCAAAGTGCCCTTTATGCACCCACATTTGACAAAAAATTATCCAGAATGTTGGATGAAAATTATGACAACCCGAATTTTCCCACTAAACATTTACTAAAAGATACTAACCTGTTTCTAGCTGAAGCAAAATCGCTTGGTTTGAATGTCAGCAGTTTGGAAGGAGTAAAGCAAATTCTCGAAATAGCCCAACAAATGGGTTTGGCAGAACTAGATTATTCAGCCCTATTTTCAGCAGTGAAAAAATCATAA
- a CDS encoding phosphoribulokinase, which produces MSSRPIILGIVGDSAAGKTTLTRGIAQVLGEEDVTVICTDDYHRYDRVQRAERGITALHPDCNHLDIMQQHLSLLRTGQPILKPVYSHKTGTFEAPLYIKPSKYVIIEGLLGYSTRIARDCFDVKVYLAPPESLRAKWKVKRDTLKRGYSKEQVLAELEKREPDSEQFIRPQREWADVVVSFYPPTDALEEESSHLNVRLILRPTIPHPEFTKILDESSVDSQQAIRLGLDRDMGKPVDVLEIDSHATAAQVSKLERILCHEIPDLLPHCSRESNPDLGKITGTTGEILQSYPLALTQLLISYHTLKATHLESGKATPINVV; this is translated from the coding sequence ATGAGTTCTCGCCCCATTATCCTTGGCATCGTTGGCGATAGCGCCGCTGGGAAAACCACGCTGACTAGAGGAATTGCCCAGGTATTGGGGGAAGAGGACGTTACGGTTATTTGTACGGATGATTATCACCGCTACGACAGAGTGCAGCGTGCTGAACGGGGAATTACAGCTTTGCATCCAGATTGCAATCATCTAGATATCATGCAGCAGCATTTGAGTCTGCTACGCACCGGACAACCGATTCTCAAACCAGTATACAGCCACAAAACCGGGACTTTTGAGGCTCCGCTTTATATAAAACCGAGCAAATATGTAATTATTGAAGGATTACTCGGTTATTCTACTCGCATTGCGCGAGATTGTTTTGATGTAAAAGTTTACTTAGCACCGCCAGAATCACTACGGGCAAAATGGAAGGTTAAGCGAGATACTTTGAAGCGAGGTTACAGTAAAGAACAGGTACTTGCAGAATTAGAAAAACGAGAACCAGATTCAGAACAGTTTATCCGTCCTCAGCGAGAATGGGCTGATGTGGTAGTGAGTTTTTATCCGCCAACTGATGCTTTAGAGGAAGAAAGTTCTCACTTGAACGTGCGTTTAATACTTAGACCAACGATTCCCCACCCGGAATTTACGAAGATTTTGGATGAAAGTAGCGTAGATTCTCAACAGGCAATCCGTTTAGGATTAGATAGAGATATGGGAAAACCCGTTGATGTGTTAGAAATTGATAGTCATGCTACCGCCGCACAAGTAAGCAAGCTAGAAAGAATTTTGTGTCACGAAATTCCCGATTTGTTGCCTCATTGTAGCCGGGAAAGTAACCCGGATCTGGGTAAAATTACTGGCACAACCGGAGAAATTTTGCAAAGTTATCCCCTAGCATTAACTCAGTTGTTAATTTCCTATCATACTCTCAAGGCTACTCACTTGGAATCTGGTAAAGCAACGCCAATTAATGTTGTTTAA
- a CDS encoding putative 2-dehydropantoate 2-reductase, which produces MSDRSYAIVGTGALGGFYGALLQKAGLDVHFLLRSDYQQVSQYGLVVESKDGDFTLPQVNAYADANKMPQCDVVIVALKTTQNYLLPKLLPNLVKDAGVVLVLQNGLGVEDEVATIVGDERVMGGLCFLCSNKVGAGHIHHLDYGEITLGEYFTNYQPCGVTERLRQIANDFQNANIPIKLAEDLLLARWQKLVWNIPYNGLSVVLDARTDELMENTHTRALVEQLMREVAAGAKSCGRIIPDSLIELMLDRTLKMKPYRTSMKIDYDEKRPMEVETMFGNPLRLAQKNGIDLPRIAMIYQQLKFLNEKIRA; this is translated from the coding sequence ATGAGCGATCGCAGTTACGCTATTGTTGGTACTGGTGCGCTGGGCGGCTTTTACGGTGCGCTTTTGCAAAAAGCAGGGCTGGATGTCCACTTCCTGCTACGCAGCGACTATCAACAAGTCAGTCAATATGGTTTAGTTGTCGAATCCAAAGATGGGGACTTCACCCTGCCCCAGGTTAATGCTTATGCTGATGCGAACAAAATGCCTCAATGCGATGTGGTAATCGTGGCATTGAAGACTACCCAAAATTATTTATTGCCAAAATTATTACCAAATTTAGTTAAGGATGCTGGGGTAGTTTTGGTATTGCAAAATGGATTGGGAGTAGAAGATGAAGTAGCCACCATTGTTGGTGATGAAAGAGTAATGGGTGGCTTGTGTTTTTTGTGTTCCAATAAAGTAGGTGCGGGACATATTCATCATTTAGATTATGGTGAAATTACGTTAGGAGAATATTTTACTAATTATCAACCTTGTGGCGTCACCGAACGGTTGCGTCAGATTGCTAATGATTTTCAAAATGCGAATATCCCGATTAAATTAGCAGAAGATTTGTTGCTGGCGCGTTGGCAGAAATTAGTTTGGAATATTCCTTATAATGGTTTGTCTGTAGTTCTTGATGCCAGAACCGATGAGTTGATGGAAAATACTCATACTCGCGCTTTAGTCGAACAGTTGATGAGGGAAGTGGCGGCGGGTGCAAAAAGTTGCGGTCGCATAATTCCCGATAGCCTGATCGAACTAATGCTCGATCGCACTCTCAAAATGAAACCATACCGCACTAGCATGAAAATTGACTACGATGAAAAGCGCCCGATGGAAGTAGAAACCATGTTCGGCAATCCATTACGTTTAGCTCAAAAAAATGGCATTGACTTACCCCGAATCGCCATGATTTACCAGCAATTGAAATTTTTAAATGAAAAAATTCGTGCTTGA
- a CDS encoding archease: MPYEFLEDIAIADIAFEAKGKDLSEVFIASGDATLNAMIDNLAAIELQEERIFTLENDELDMLLFNFLQEFIYYKDSELLLLRAQQVNIEQKDNLYHLTASAKGEKLDPERHEQRVDVKAVTLHRFKLEKTDDGWMALVILDI, from the coding sequence ATGCCTTACGAGTTTTTAGAAGATATTGCGATCGCAGATATTGCTTTTGAAGCTAAGGGCAAAGATTTGTCAGAAGTTTTCATAGCGTCAGGCGATGCCACCCTAAACGCTATGATTGATAATTTGGCGGCAATAGAATTGCAGGAGGAAAGAATTTTTACCTTGGAGAATGATGAGTTAGATATGTTGCTGTTTAACTTTCTCCAAGAGTTTATCTATTATAAAGATAGCGAATTACTTTTATTGAGAGCGCAGCAAGTTAATATAGAACAAAAAGATAATTTATATCATTTAACCGCTTCTGCAAAAGGGGAAAAACTCGACCCGGAACGTCACGAACAAAGGGTAGATGTAAAAGCGGTGACTTTACATCGTTTTAAATTGGAAAAAACGGATGACGGTTGGATGGCATTGGTAATTCTTGATATTTAA